The following are encoded in a window of Candidatus Microthrix parvicella Bio17-1 genomic DNA:
- a CDS encoding RecQ family ATP-dependent DNA helicase, whose amino-acid sequence MAVPTASTPPPSPGDTRAPSVVEPPRPSRAEVAEELTAHVRALAGPNALPRPEQVDAVTAVVADRQRTLLVARTGFGKSAVYFSATAMLRARGWGPTVVISPLLALMRDQVAAAERLGLTAVTINSSNVDAWDDLEARLTSDEVDLLLIAPERLANPGFRRRVFDSLRSRAFTLVCDEAHCISDWGHDFRPDYRRLRRLLAEVPPWTPVLATTATANARVTEDVAAQLGDDTLVLRTSLDRGSLRLSVVDLPDDAHRLAWLSERFDELPGSGIVYCLTVDQAETTARWLRDEGHDAAAYTGSVEPDDRLRLEEALRANKLKALVATSALGMGFDKGDLAFCVHLGLPPSPVAYYQQIGRAGRSLDTAEVIALPRPSEDAAIWRWFESVSLPSEELCRSTLDQLDLVEPTSIAILEHTVNLGRNRLGTLMNILEVDGAVERVGGGWIRTRSDWAYNHALATNLRELRRAESEQMRTWAELDGCRLRYLREALDDAEAGDCGRCDRCTDSTWQSDPDPEGVARAQQLLRGGDVIVPPRKQWPSGLGEPKGRIAADRQPRPGRALARLGDGGWGPVIERLVSRADAGTEPTVELNDDLLWAIAGILKRWDWQARPTWICPMPSRRRRAVIDAVADGLGELGRLPVHRALTAGSGPRASPEAFQADQANSAHQVVNVWHRLVVDPAALPEAGVLAGPVLLIDDEIASRWTVTVAAWRLTEAGSGPVLPLALRSR is encoded by the coding sequence ATGGCCGTCCCGACAGCATCGACACCCCCGCCTTCCCCCGGCGACACCCGCGCCCCGTCGGTGGTTGAGCCTCCACGACCCAGCCGGGCCGAGGTCGCCGAGGAACTCACCGCCCACGTCAGGGCGCTGGCGGGGCCAAACGCACTCCCCCGGCCCGAACAGGTCGACGCGGTCACCGCGGTGGTCGCCGACCGGCAGCGCACCCTTCTGGTGGCCCGCACCGGCTTTGGCAAGTCGGCGGTGTACTTCTCGGCCACCGCGATGCTGCGCGCACGCGGCTGGGGCCCCACCGTGGTGATCTCACCGTTGCTGGCGCTGATGCGCGACCAGGTGGCCGCCGCCGAACGTCTCGGGCTCACCGCTGTCACCATCAATTCGTCCAATGTCGATGCCTGGGACGACCTGGAGGCACGCTTGACCTCCGACGAGGTGGACCTGTTGCTGATCGCACCGGAGCGCCTGGCCAACCCGGGCTTCCGGCGGCGGGTGTTCGACTCATTGCGATCCAGGGCGTTCACCCTGGTGTGCGACGAGGCGCACTGCATCTCCGACTGGGGCCACGACTTCCGACCGGACTACCGGCGTTTGCGCCGCTTGCTGGCCGAGGTGCCGCCATGGACGCCGGTGCTTGCCACAACCGCCACCGCCAACGCGCGGGTCACCGAGGACGTGGCCGCCCAGTTGGGCGACGACACCCTGGTGCTTCGCACCTCTCTGGACCGCGGGTCGCTGCGGTTGTCGGTGGTCGATCTGCCCGACGACGCCCATCGCCTGGCGTGGCTGAGCGAGCGCTTCGACGAGCTGCCGGGCTCGGGAATCGTCTACTGCCTCACGGTCGATCAGGCGGAGACCACGGCCCGCTGGCTGCGCGATGAGGGCCACGATGCCGCCGCCTACACCGGTTCGGTCGAGCCCGACGATCGGCTCCGCTTGGAGGAGGCACTCCGGGCAAACAAACTCAAGGCGCTGGTGGCAACCTCAGCGCTGGGAATGGGGTTCGACAAGGGCGACCTGGCCTTCTGTGTTCACCTGGGACTCCCGCCGTCACCGGTGGCCTACTACCAGCAGATCGGACGCGCCGGCCGCTCGTTGGACACCGCCGAGGTGATCGCGTTGCCTCGCCCAAGCGAGGACGCTGCGATCTGGCGCTGGTTCGAGTCGGTCTCGCTCCCCTCCGAGGAGCTCTGCCGCAGCACCCTCGATCAGCTCGATCTCGTCGAGCCGACATCGATCGCCATCCTCGAACACACCGTCAACCTGGGCCGCAACCGGCTCGGCACCCTGATGAACATCCTCGAGGTGGACGGGGCCGTCGAACGGGTGGGCGGTGGCTGGATTCGAACCAGGTCGGACTGGGCCTACAACCACGCACTGGCCACCAACCTGCGCGAGCTGCGGCGGGCCGAGTCCGAGCAGATGCGGACGTGGGCCGAGCTGGACGGTTGTCGTCTGCGCTACCTCCGTGAAGCCCTTGACGACGCCGAAGCCGGCGACTGTGGACGCTGCGACCGATGTACCGACAGCACCTGGCAGTCCGACCCCGACCCCGAGGGGGTCGCCCGGGCACAGCAACTGCTGCGTGGTGGCGACGTGATCGTGCCGCCGCGCAAGCAGTGGCCCAGCGGGTTGGGCGAACCGAAGGGGCGGATCGCCGCCGATCGGCAACCTCGTCCGGGTCGGGCGCTCGCTCGTCTGGGCGATGGCGGGTGGGGTCCGGTCATCGAGCGCCTCGTCTCCCGGGCCGACGCCGGCACCGAGCCGACCGTCGAGCTGAACGACGACCTGCTGTGGGCCATCGCCGGCATCCTCAAACGCTGGGACTGGCAGGCGCGGCCTACGTGGATCTGTCCGATGCCATCACGGCGCCGCCGCGCCGTCATCGACGCTGTGGCGGATGGATTGGGCGAACTCGGCAGGCTGCCGGTGCACCGGGCACTCACCGCCGGTTCGGGGCCGCGCGCATCCCCCGAGGCCTTCCAGGCCGATCAGGCCAACTCGGCTCACCAGGTGGTGAACGTCTGGCACCGGCTCGTCGTCGACCCCGCCGCCCTGCCCGAGGCCGGGGTCCTGGCCGGGCCGGTGCTGCTCATCGACGACGAAATCGCAAGCCGCTGGACCGTCACGGTGGCCGCCTGGCGGCTCACGGAGGCCGGCAGCGGGCCGGTGCTGCCGCTGGCGCTTCGCTCCCGATGA
- a CDS encoding oxidoreductase — translation MSWTQSDIGDLSGRTAVVTGANGGLGLETAKALAGAGAHVVMAARNQAKAAVARAEILGTHPAASLEVVELDLGDLASVRTATDEIVGSHRSIDLLVNNAGLMALPERVTTDGFEMQFGVNHLGHWALTSHLLVPLLRAVDARVVTVTSVARLQGRPVDPDNPHLRGNYAPWKAYGQSKLANYHFGLGLQRSFEAAGTTASSLLAHPGLSNTNLQSHTATEGGGGLVGMIGAPFTALAGMSTVVGVRPQLRAATDPGASGGELYGPLFTSSGPAVRRPLLLLPGSDAAIDTLWEVSERETGIAMDVVAALAEAERDG, via the coding sequence GTGAGCTGGACGCAGAGCGATATTGGTGACCTTTCCGGCCGCACCGCCGTTGTCACCGGTGCAAACGGCGGCCTGGGACTGGAGACCGCCAAGGCGCTGGCCGGCGCCGGCGCGCACGTGGTGATGGCGGCGCGGAACCAGGCCAAGGCGGCAGTGGCCAGGGCGGAGATCCTCGGCACTCACCCGGCAGCGTCGCTGGAGGTCGTCGAACTGGACCTTGGTGACCTGGCGTCGGTGCGCACGGCGACCGATGAAATCGTCGGCTCGCATCGCAGTATCGACCTGCTGGTGAACAATGCCGGGCTCATGGCGCTGCCAGAACGGGTGACCACAGACGGGTTCGAGATGCAGTTCGGCGTCAACCATCTGGGCCACTGGGCGTTGACGTCGCACCTCCTGGTGCCATTGTTGCGAGCGGTCGATGCCCGGGTGGTGACCGTCACCAGCGTCGCCCGCCTTCAAGGCCGTCCCGTCGACCCGGACAACCCGCACCTGCGGGGCAATTACGCGCCGTGGAAGGCCTATGGGCAGTCAAAGCTGGCCAACTACCACTTCGGTCTGGGCCTCCAGCGAAGCTTCGAAGCTGCTGGGACGACTGCGTCCAGCCTGCTGGCCCACCCGGGATTGTCCAACACCAACCTCCAATCCCACACGGCCACCGAGGGTGGCGGCGGTCTGGTGGGCATGATCGGCGCCCCCTTCACTGCCCTGGCCGGCATGTCGACGGTGGTGGGTGTTCGTCCGCAGCTGCGGGCCGCCACCGACCCTGGTGCCTCCGGCGGGGAACTCTACGGGCCGCTCTTTACCTCCAGCGGCCCCGCCGTGAGGCGTCCGCTGCTGCTCCTGCCAGGCAGCGACGCGGCCATCGACACGCTGTGGGAGGTGTCCGAACGCGAGACCGGCATCGCCATGGACGTGGTGGCGGCTCTCGCCGAGGCCGAACGCGACGGCTAA
- a CDS encoding HD domain-containing protein, whose amino-acid sequence MSTFESGIDPTAIAPRQPGADASGGALRAGFTAMTEGTQADWNRIVEAQLEFYPGLTDRVMSHLGVLSGDYGGFTVDRLSHSLQTATRAVRANRSDSYVACALLHDIGDTLGSFNHPDIGAAIVWPFVDDDLHWMVQQHGIFQGYYFFEYLGLDPNMRDRFEGHPHYDLCAEFCADFDQPAFDPDYPSLALEEFRPLLEGFFASPKRSIYKRDQS is encoded by the coding sequence ATGAGCACGTTTGAATCCGGCATCGACCCGACAGCCATCGCGCCGCGCCAACCCGGCGCCGACGCCTCTGGCGGCGCGCTCAGGGCGGGATTCACCGCCATGACCGAGGGCACCCAGGCCGACTGGAACCGCATCGTCGAAGCTCAGCTGGAGTTCTACCCTGGCCTGACCGACCGGGTGATGTCCCACCTTGGCGTGTTGTCGGGTGACTACGGGGGCTTCACCGTCGACCGCCTGAGCCACTCGCTCCAGACCGCCACCCGTGCGGTGCGGGCAAACCGCAGCGACTCCTACGTGGCCTGCGCGCTGTTGCACGACATCGGCGACACGCTCGGCAGTTTCAACCATCCAGACATCGGCGCTGCAATCGTGTGGCCCTTTGTCGACGATGACCTGCACTGGATGGTGCAACAGCACGGGATCTTCCAGGGGTACTACTTCTTTGAGTACCTCGGACTCGACCCCAACATGCGCGATCGGTTTGAGGGGCACCCGCATTACGACCTGTGCGCAGAGTTCTGCGCCGACTTCGATCAGCCGGCATTCGATCCGGACTACCCCAGCCTTGCGCTCGAAGAGTTTCGCCCGCTGCTCGAGGGGTTCTTCGCCTCGCCGAAGCGCTCGATCTACAAGCGTGATCAGTCGTGA
- a CDS encoding HdeD family acid-resistance protein, with protein MVNTPQVGADPRSRTGGWWIPVVGGVIAVVFGFLVLSFNYTTLWAVTIAAGVGFILTGVADLSAAIDAKGAQRWVGLVLGVLAIGAGIVAFAWPAATFVVLAKLVAWLLLFRGVFGIIGAFESRHAGIELWWISLVLATLEIGVAIWAVRYPGRSVVLLVLWIGIAAISRGIALLAIGFTIRSVGKALPAA; from the coding sequence ATGGTGAACACACCCCAGGTCGGTGCCGACCCGCGCAGCCGCACAGGAGGTTGGTGGATTCCCGTCGTTGGCGGGGTGATCGCCGTGGTGTTCGGTTTCCTCGTCCTGTCGTTCAATTACACGACGTTGTGGGCGGTCACGATTGCCGCAGGCGTTGGGTTCATCCTCACCGGCGTCGCCGACCTGAGCGCCGCAATTGACGCCAAGGGTGCCCAGCGGTGGGTGGGGCTGGTGCTTGGAGTGCTGGCCATCGGTGCGGGCATCGTCGCCTTTGCATGGCCCGCCGCCACCTTCGTGGTGCTCGCCAAGCTGGTGGCCTGGCTGCTGTTGTTCCGGGGCGTGTTCGGCATCATCGGCGCCTTCGAGTCTCGCCACGCCGGGATCGAACTGTGGTGGATCTCGCTGGTGCTGGCCACCCTGGAGATCGGTGTGGCGATCTGGGCGGTTCGCTACCCGGGCCGGTCGGTGGTGCTGCTGGTGCTGTGGATCGGCATTGCGGCAATCTCGCGGGGCATCGCCCTGCTGGCCATCGGCTTCACCATTCGAAGCGTGGGCAAGGCGCTTCCAGCAGCCTGA
- a CDS encoding phosphatase PAP2 family protein — protein MGEAPGRWGLAMAVVYLTGLALSLPVRWGPVDRIDERLTTAVVGWVGRHRIVRETALVVTNLGAPVLLALVVAIGAGLLWRRGDLNGARTLLLCGVLGAVVETALKLTVARARPDLDSLVTARGTSFPSGHAMNSMIVWVSTMWLLARPAHSAGRPAARVRSWSPGPVIAGAATLAVLVGSSRVALGAHHPGDVAAGWLLAGMWLLLLRRLVVEPGR, from the coding sequence GTGGGTGAGGCGCCAGGCCGATGGGGTCTGGCCATGGCGGTGGTGTACCTGACCGGCCTGGCACTGAGCCTGCCGGTGAGGTGGGGGCCTGTGGACCGCATCGACGAGCGGTTGACCACGGCGGTGGTCGGTTGGGTGGGCAGGCACCGGATCGTGCGGGAAACCGCGCTGGTGGTGACCAACCTGGGTGCGCCGGTGCTGCTGGCGTTGGTGGTCGCCATCGGCGCAGGCCTGCTGTGGCGTCGAGGCGACCTCAACGGGGCCCGAACCTTGCTGCTGTGCGGGGTGCTCGGTGCGGTCGTCGAGACGGCGTTGAAGCTGACGGTGGCCAGGGCCCGTCCCGATCTCGACTCGTTGGTGACGGCGCGCGGTACCAGCTTTCCGTCCGGGCACGCGATGAACTCGATGATCGTCTGGGTGTCGACGATGTGGCTTCTCGCCCGACCCGCGCACAGCGCTGGCAGGCCCGCAGCACGGGTTCGTTCCTGGAGTCCCGGCCCGGTGATCGCCGGTGCTGCGACCCTGGCGGTGCTGGTTGGCAGCAGCCGGGTGGCACTTGGCGCCCACCATCCCGGTGACGTGGCGGCAGGTTGGCTGCTCGCCGGGATGTGGCTGTTGCTCCTTCGGCGGCTGGTGGTTGAACCAGGCCGCTGA
- a CDS encoding diacylglycerol/lipid kinase family protein: MGTMSLGLKRVVVSRWRPQKVGSQQLASARMSGAMLRGPAWLAMGLAGGRRGRRAAMRGAMAVGVTEVVFRSERVASKSVVDSEAAAAGAFVAATALESLPWTAPATVLGLATIGASARRSGPAATATGAALGAAAALATLRWWPRIDTSPADAPPAPRRHRGAVDADGAGLTLVANPSAGPDGSDGPLEEIRQGLPAARVVALGGDDDLLEVLGEAAESAAALGILGGDGSINAAASVAMKHEIPLAVFPGGTLNHFARDLGLDTVADAIAAVTDGTVIEVDTASIADRAFLNTASLGSYPELVMARERLEDRIGKWPAMLVALIKVLRTATPTRITLNGERRDVWMIFIGNCAYDPAGFAPATRSRLDDRRLDVRLVDGSHPAARGRLMMSLLTGTLARSRVYERRLVDHLEICTDGSSAMLATDGEAFDGPAEFVVAKHPRSLLVHAPTN, translated from the coding sequence ATGGGAACAATGAGTTTGGGTTTGAAGCGTGTGGTCGTGTCGAGGTGGCGTCCGCAGAAGGTCGGGTCGCAGCAGTTGGCATCGGCCCGTATGAGCGGCGCCATGCTGCGGGGGCCGGCCTGGCTTGCCATGGGTTTGGCCGGCGGGCGACGGGGCCGAAGGGCGGCGATGCGTGGCGCCATGGCCGTCGGCGTGACCGAGGTGGTGTTCCGATCTGAGCGGGTGGCCTCCAAGAGCGTGGTCGATTCGGAGGCGGCGGCCGCCGGAGCGTTCGTCGCAGCGACCGCGCTGGAATCGCTGCCGTGGACCGCCCCGGCGACGGTACTCGGCCTCGCAACGATCGGCGCGTCCGCCCGCCGCAGCGGCCCGGCTGCAACCGCCACGGGGGCGGCGCTCGGCGCCGCTGCCGCGCTCGCCACGCTTCGGTGGTGGCCGCGCATCGACACCTCGCCGGCGGATGCGCCGCCTGCCCCCCGCCGGCACCGCGGCGCGGTCGATGCCGACGGAGCCGGCTTGACCCTGGTGGCCAATCCGAGCGCCGGACCCGACGGGTCTGACGGCCCGCTTGAAGAGATCCGTCAGGGTCTCCCCGCGGCCCGAGTGGTTGCTTTGGGTGGCGACGATGACCTGCTGGAGGTGTTGGGCGAGGCGGCTGAATCGGCGGCGGCGTTGGGCATCCTTGGGGGAGACGGCAGTATCAACGCCGCCGCCTCAGTGGCGATGAAACACGAAATCCCCTTGGCGGTGTTTCCGGGAGGCACGCTGAACCACTTCGCCCGAGACCTGGGCCTCGACACGGTGGCTGACGCCATCGCAGCGGTCACGGACGGCACGGTGATCGAGGTTGACACCGCCTCGATTGCCGATCGTGCGTTCCTCAACACGGCCAGCCTGGGCAGCTACCCGGAGTTGGTCATGGCACGGGAGCGCCTGGAGGACCGCATCGGGAAGTGGCCGGCGATGTTGGTGGCCTTGATCAAGGTGTTGCGGACCGCCACCCCGACGAGGATCACCCTCAACGGTGAGCGACGGGATGTGTGGATGATCTTCATCGGCAACTGCGCGTACGATCCCGCCGGCTTTGCACCGGCCACCCGGTCCCGTCTGGATGATCGGCGTCTGGATGTGCGCCTGGTCGATGGCTCGCACCCGGCGGCGCGTGGACGTTTGATGATGTCGTTGCTCACCGGCACACTGGCCCGCAGCCGGGTGTACGAGCGGCGCCTGGTCGACCACCTGGAGATCTGTACCGACGGATCCAGCGCCATGTTGGCGACCGATGGCGAGGCGTTCGACGGACCGGCCGAGTTCGTGGTGGCGAAGCATCCTCGATCTCTGCTGGTTCATGCCCCGACCAACTGA
- a CDS encoding alpha-L-fucosidase has translation MGPRPDSGNRPLADRGGPTVPAWWRDAKLGIFIHWTPASVPGWAPTEHEIGPLLASDRHNPLAEIPYTEWYENSLRFPNSSVSRHHAEVYPNRPYADFAADFRAGLDTWDPQDWARRFRAAGARYLVLVAKHHDGFCLWPTAVPNPHRANWCTERDVVGELGEAARGEGLRFGVYYSGGLDWTFNDHPIGSPSDLFAAVPDGSYAAYADAHVRELIDRFRPDVLWGDIAWPGNRKALTNLVAHYRAVVPDGVVNDRFMPHSVLSGALKNRAAAVLINGGARRMAQRDRGIVPPKPPIFDTRSPEYSAIDRVSHTAWESVRGIDRSFGFNRNSDPAHFLTKDQLSWSFCDVVSKGGNLLLNVGPRGADGRIPDPQLTRLHWLAELLGTDADGIVGSRPWVTPGDRGGGREVRYWADRGNVTVAIHHPGPTGSLELWDLAATAATRVRALGRGEAHSTATATTGPLTIHWQGGGDGPVALFSVSGAVAARSGLHPERAVW, from the coding sequence ATGGGCCCACGACCCGACTCCGGCAACCGGCCACTGGCCGACAGGGGCGGCCCCACCGTTCCTGCCTGGTGGCGGGACGCCAAACTCGGCATCTTCATCCACTGGACCCCGGCGTCGGTGCCCGGTTGGGCCCCGACCGAGCACGAGATCGGCCCGTTGTTGGCGTCGGACCGCCACAACCCACTGGCCGAGATCCCCTATACCGAGTGGTACGAGAACTCGCTGCGCTTCCCCAACAGCTCCGTCTCGCGCCACCACGCCGAGGTGTACCCCAACCGCCCCTACGCCGATTTCGCAGCCGACTTCCGGGCAGGGCTGGACACCTGGGATCCGCAGGACTGGGCCCGCCGCTTTCGTGCCGCCGGCGCCCGATACCTGGTGCTGGTGGCCAAGCATCACGACGGGTTCTGCCTGTGGCCGACCGCCGTGCCCAACCCGCATCGGGCCAACTGGTGTACCGAACGGGACGTGGTGGGCGAACTTGGCGAGGCGGCGCGCGGGGAGGGCCTGCGTTTCGGCGTGTACTACTCGGGCGGCCTCGACTGGACGTTCAACGACCACCCGATCGGTTCGCCGAGCGACCTGTTCGCGGCGGTTCCCGACGGGAGCTATGCCGCTTACGCCGACGCTCACGTTCGCGAGTTGATCGACCGCTTTCGACCTGACGTGCTGTGGGGAGACATCGCCTGGCCCGGCAACCGCAAGGCGCTCACCAACCTGGTCGCTCACTATCGTGCCGTCGTACCCGACGGTGTGGTCAACGATCGCTTCATGCCCCACTCGGTGCTGTCGGGTGCACTGAAAAATCGGGCCGCCGCGGTGCTGATCAACGGGGGCGCCCGCAGGATGGCTCAGCGTGACCGGGGCATCGTGCCGCCAAAGCCGCCGATCTTCGACACCCGTAGTCCCGAGTACTCGGCGATCGACCGGGTCAGTCACACCGCCTGGGAGTCGGTCCGAGGTATCGACCGGAGCTTCGGGTTCAACCGCAACTCGGACCCGGCCCACTTCCTCACCAAAGATCAGCTGTCGTGGTCGTTCTGTGATGTGGTGTCCAAGGGTGGCAACCTCCTGTTGAATGTGGGGCCGAGAGGCGCCGACGGACGGATCCCCGACCCGCAACTGACCCGACTCCACTGGCTGGCCGAGCTGCTGGGCACCGACGCCGACGGCATTGTCGGCAGCCGGCCCTGGGTGACACCCGGCGATCGGGGCGGCGGGCGGGAGGTGCGGTACTGGGCCGACCGTGGCAACGTCACTGTGGCCATCCACCATCCCGGCCCGACCGGCTCGCTTGAACTGTGGGACCTCGCAGCCACCGCAGCAACCCGGGTGCGAGCCCTCGGCCGGGGGGAGGCCCACTCCACCGCCACCGCCACCACCGGTCCACTGACGATTCATTGGCAGGGCGGCGGTGATGGACCGGTGGCCCTGTTCAGCGTGAGCGGCGCAGTGGCGGCCCGTTCTGGGCTGCACCCCGAACGGGCGGTGTGGTGA
- a CDS encoding MOSC domain-containing protein has protein sequence MSENTNEHIDGVTNQTDGTVGTVARCFRAPVKSMQGLWVDSLEFGESAAVGDRSWGLIDDTTGKLMTAKRYGRLLEAGADDTTITLADGRRIEIDSPTASGALSEWLGRAVTLCRAGEVPDTGYEMTFDPPNDDAEYYEIPTPPGTFLDLAAAHLMSSATLAACAEARGDLNWDVRRFRPNLLIDVADGVGPFGEEAWVGRNLHVGTAVLSVQSPTVRCAMPLRAQPAEGAEPDLQRQRGMFAAMNELNGTHPNHLGIYLQVVRPGTVAVGDPIKLED, from the coding sequence ATGAGCGAGAACACCAACGAGCACATCGACGGCGTCACCAACCAAACCGATGGAACGGTGGGCACCGTTGCGCGGTGCTTCCGGGCTCCGGTCAAGTCGATGCAGGGGCTGTGGGTTGACTCACTGGAGTTCGGGGAGTCCGCCGCGGTGGGCGACCGCTCCTGGGGCCTGATCGACGACACCACAGGCAAGCTGATGACCGCCAAGCGTTACGGCCGCTTGCTGGAGGCAGGCGCAGACGACACCACGATCACGCTCGCTGACGGTCGCCGAATCGAGATCGATTCCCCAACGGCGTCGGGCGCGCTGTCCGAGTGGCTGGGCCGGGCAGTCACCCTCTGCCGTGCGGGCGAGGTGCCCGACACCGGCTACGAGATGACCTTCGATCCGCCCAACGATGATGCCGAGTACTACGAGATTCCCACTCCACCCGGAACGTTCCTCGACCTGGCCGCTGCGCACCTGATGAGCTCGGCCACGCTGGCGGCCTGTGCCGAGGCGCGGGGTGATCTCAACTGGGACGTTCGACGCTTTCGGCCCAACCTGCTGATCGACGTCGCCGACGGCGTCGGACCCTTCGGCGAGGAGGCCTGGGTGGGCCGCAACCTGCACGTGGGCACTGCGGTGTTGTCGGTACAGTCGCCGACGGTGCGATGCGCCATGCCGCTGCGGGCGCAACCCGCTGAGGGCGCTGAGCCCGACCTCCAACGGCAACGTGGAATGTTTGCAGCGATGAACGAGCTCAACGGAACCCACCCCAATCACCTGGGCATCTACCTTCAGGTCGTCCGGCCCGGCACGGTAGCCGTCGGCGACCCGATCAAACTGGAAGACTGA
- a CDS encoding NADH:flavin oxidoreductase has translation MAISSDSTTPTPGPFDPYQLGPIKLRNRIVKAATFEGVMPRGAVSDELIAFHRRVAAGGAALSTVAYCAVSMGGRVNPHSLVMKPELTADLERLTNAVHEEGAAVSAQLGHGGLVANARANRTPTLAPSTRLSAPGMGIVKGATEAQLDEVVADFATAARVAQNAGFDVLEIHLGHNYLPSSFLSPNLNKRKDRYGGSLKNRLRFPRRIIDAVRGAVDDRVAVVAKLNMADGVEKGLWLEESLQFASMLEADGQLDAIQLTGGSSLLNGMYFFRGDVPMEEFIATQSKVVGWGMRVMGHKIFPEMPFEEAFFLPFARQFREALTMPLMLLGGINRRDTIEGALDEGFELVAMARSLLREPNLPNLMRDEPGHSNGLCVHCNKCLPTIYSGTRCVLVPETASAAH, from the coding sequence ATGGCCATCTCCTCGGACAGCACCACACCGACTCCAGGACCGTTCGACCCCTACCAGCTTGGGCCGATCAAACTGCGCAACCGCATCGTGAAGGCCGCCACCTTTGAAGGGGTCATGCCCAGGGGTGCGGTCTCCGATGAGCTGATCGCCTTCCACCGGCGCGTGGCCGCCGGTGGCGCCGCATTGTCCACGGTGGCCTACTGCGCAGTGTCGATGGGAGGACGGGTCAACCCCCACTCCCTGGTGATGAAGCCGGAACTCACCGCCGACCTGGAGCGTCTCACCAACGCCGTCCACGAAGAGGGCGCCGCAGTCTCCGCCCAGTTGGGCCACGGCGGGCTGGTGGCCAACGCCCGCGCCAACCGCACCCCCACCCTGGCGCCATCCACCCGCTTGAGTGCCCCCGGCATGGGCATCGTCAAAGGAGCCACCGAGGCTCAGCTGGACGAGGTGGTGGCCGACTTTGCCACCGCCGCCCGCGTGGCTCAAAACGCGGGCTTCGACGTGTTGGAGATACACCTGGGCCACAACTACCTGCCCTCCTCGTTCCTCAGCCCCAACCTCAACAAGCGAAAGGACCGCTACGGCGGCAGCCTGAAAAACCGCCTGAGGTTTCCCCGCCGCATCATCGATGCCGTACGTGGTGCGGTCGACGACCGGGTGGCCGTCGTCGCCAAGCTCAACATGGCCGACGGGGTCGAGAAGGGCCTGTGGCTGGAGGAGAGCCTGCAGTTTGCCTCGATGCTCGAGGCCGACGGCCAACTCGACGCCATCCAGCTGACCGGCGGCAGCTCGCTGCTCAACGGCATGTACTTCTTCCGAGGTGACGTGCCCATGGAGGAGTTCATCGCCACCCAATCCAAGGTGGTCGGCTGGGGCATGCGGGTGATGGGTCACAAGATCTTTCCCGAGATGCCGTTCGAGGAGGCGTTCTTTTTGCCCTTCGCCCGTCAGTTCCGGGAGGCGCTCACCATGCCACTCATGTTGCTGGGCGGCATCAACCGGCGCGACACCATCGAAGGTGCGCTCGACGAGGGTTTCGAACTGGTGGCCATGGCCCGGTCGCTGCTTCGCGAACCAAACCTGCCCAACCTGATGCGAGACGAACCCGGGCACTCCAACGGGCTGTGCGTCCACTGCAACAAGTGTCTGCCCACCATCTACTCGGGCACTCGCTGCGTGCTGGTACCCGAAACCGCCTCGGCGGCCCACTGA
- a CDS encoding protein-L-isoaspartate(D-aspartate) O-methyltransferase, which translates to MSGHDPNARHQRRLVMVREQLEARGIANTGVLDAMGEVPRERFVPDRLAPRAYNDEPLPISEGQTISQPYIVAAMIDSALVGPTDRVLEVGTGSGYGAAVLSRVVAEVVSVERHPSLSETAAVRLNALGYDNVEVVVGDGSLGYAERAPYDAVIVTAAGPGVPRALVEQLAEGGRLVMPIERAANDQHLIRATLRDGLLGEEDLGAVRFVPLIGAQGWPAQASTRTRAR; encoded by the coding sequence GTGAGCGGCCACGATCCAAACGCCCGGCATCAACGTCGACTTGTCATGGTGCGCGAGCAACTGGAGGCTCGCGGCATCGCCAACACCGGGGTGCTCGATGCCATGGGGGAGGTTCCCCGGGAGCGGTTTGTGCCCGACCGGTTGGCACCTCGCGCCTACAACGATGAGCCGTTGCCGATCAGTGAGGGACAGACCATCTCTCAGCCGTACATCGTGGCGGCCATGATCGATAGTGCGCTGGTGGGCCCGACCGACCGGGTGTTGGAGGTGGGCACCGGGTCCGGATACGGCGCCGCTGTGCTCAGCCGGGTGGTGGCCGAGGTGGTGAGCGTCGAACGTCACCCCTCGTTGTCTGAAACTGCCGCAGTTCGGCTGAATGCACTGGGGTACGACAACGTGGAGGTGGTGGTCGGCGATGGATCGCTGGGGTACGCCGAGCGGGCACCCTACGACGCGGTGATCGTGACCGCGGCCGGTCCCGGAGTGCCCAGGGCGCTCGTGGAACAGCTGGCCGAGGGCGGGCGCCTGGTGATGCCGATCGAACGCGCGGCGAACGATCAGCACCTCATTCGAGCGACGCTTCGCGATGGCCTGCTTGGGGAGGAGGATCTGGGCGCAGTCAGGTTTGTGCCCTTGATCGGCGCCCAGGGTTGGCCCGCTCAAGCGAGCACTCGAACCCGGGCCCGCTGA